A region of the Flavobacteriales bacterium TMED191 genome:
GCTGGCTTTAAAATTATTGCAATGAAACTTAGGAAACTTTCAACTCAACAAGCTCAAGACTTTTATGAAGTTCACAAAGAAAGACCATTTTTCAATGATCTAATAAAATACATCACTTCAGGACCAATTATAGCTGCAGTACTTGAAAAAGAAAATGCTGTAGAAGATTTCAGAAAACTTATTGGAAGCACCAACCCTGAAGATGCTGATGAAGGAACTATAAGAAAATTATACGCAAAATCTATTGATGCAAATGCAATCCA
Encoded here:
- a CDS encoding nucleoside-diphosphate kinase — protein: MKNTRTFTMIKPDAVQNKYTGQIITHIENAGFKIIAMKLRKLSTQQAQDFYEVHKERPFFNDLIKYITSGPIIAAVLEKENAVEDFRKLIGSTNPEDADEGTIRKLYAKSIDANAIHGSDSDENAEIESNFHFQKSETI